A genomic region of Catalinimonas niigatensis contains the following coding sequences:
- a CDS encoding SMP-30/gluconolactonase/LRE family protein, with amino-acid sequence MEISLDQISVLVDGLDHVEGIAVHPDGHIWAGGEAGQIYKIAADGSKVEEVANTGGFVLGIAFHPTAEWLAICDNKKHCVWKYELRTGELSKFAEGAESHRFNIPNYPVFDQQGNLYVSESGAFRQKIGKILKFSAEGKHEIWHTGPFNFANGLALSPDEQTLYVACTWLPGVERIQIREDGSAGERSVFVTLPQSCPDGLAFDAEENLYVSCYAPNRIYQVTAQQEVRLLIDDWEGHTLSNPTNIAFGGPRFDQLYTSNLGRYHINQIDFGVKGATLACHQYYQQ; translated from the coding sequence ATGGAGATTAGCTTAGATCAGATCAGTGTTTTGGTGGATGGACTGGATCATGTTGAAGGGATAGCCGTACATCCCGATGGGCATATATGGGCAGGGGGAGAGGCAGGACAAATCTACAAAATTGCAGCCGACGGATCTAAAGTAGAAGAAGTAGCCAATACCGGAGGTTTTGTGCTGGGTATTGCTTTTCATCCTACTGCTGAATGGCTGGCAATTTGTGATAACAAAAAGCATTGCGTCTGGAAATATGAACTCAGGACCGGAGAGCTTAGCAAATTTGCGGAAGGTGCTGAAAGCCATCGCTTCAATATCCCTAACTACCCGGTTTTTGATCAGCAGGGGAATTTATATGTAAGCGAAAGCGGGGCTTTCCGCCAGAAGATCGGCAAAATATTAAAGTTCAGTGCCGAGGGTAAACATGAAATCTGGCATACCGGGCCTTTTAACTTTGCCAATGGCCTGGCACTTTCTCCCGACGAGCAAACGTTGTATGTAGCCTGTACCTGGCTACCGGGGGTAGAACGCATTCAGATTCGGGAAGATGGTTCAGCGGGTGAACGCTCTGTCTTTGTGACCTTACCTCAGAGCTGCCCGGATGGTTTGGCTTTTGATGCTGAAGAAAATTTATATGTTTCCTGCTATGCGCCCAACAGAATTTATCAGGTAACAGCACAGCAGGAAGTCAGGCTGCTGATAGACGATTGGGAGGGACACACACTTTCTAATCCTACCAATATTGCTTTTGGAGGACCTCGTTTCGACCAGTTATACACTTCAAATCTGGGCAGGTATCATATTAACCAAATTGACTTTGGAGTCAAAGGTGCTACTTTAGCTTGTCATCAATATTATCAACAATAA